Proteins from a single region of Streptomyces glaucescens:
- a CDS encoding alpha/beta hydrolase, whose protein sequence is MPVLPGAEPYRHEGGEVGVLLCHGFTGSPQSLRPWAEYLAGHGLTVSLPLLPGHGTRWEDMQLTGWQDWYAEVDRELHALRARCARVFVAGLSMGGALALRLAARHGDAIGGVVVVNPANKVHGLSAYALPVARHLVRTTRGIASDIARPGGVEVGYDRVPLHAAHSLRSFFRVVDRELPQVTQPLLLLRSPQDHVVPPADSARVLSRVSSTDVTEVLLEQSYHVATLDHDADRIFEESLAFVGRLAPGVGVGNEGTAAGG, encoded by the coding sequence GTGCCGGTCCTCCCCGGAGCCGAGCCGTACCGCCACGAGGGCGGAGAGGTCGGCGTCCTGCTCTGCCACGGCTTCACCGGTTCCCCGCAGTCGCTGCGCCCCTGGGCGGAGTACCTGGCCGGGCACGGCCTGACCGTCTCCCTGCCGCTGCTCCCCGGGCACGGCACCCGCTGGGAGGACATGCAGCTCACCGGCTGGCAGGACTGGTACGCCGAGGTGGACCGCGAGCTGCACGCCCTGCGCGCGCGCTGCGCGCGCGTGTTCGTGGCCGGACTGTCCATGGGCGGCGCCCTCGCCCTGCGGCTCGCGGCCCGGCACGGGGACGCGATCGGCGGCGTGGTCGTCGTCAACCCGGCGAACAAGGTGCACGGCCTGTCCGCGTACGCCCTGCCGGTCGCCCGCCACCTGGTCCGCACGACCCGGGGCATCGCCAGCGACATCGCCCGGCCGGGCGGCGTGGAGGTCGGCTACGACCGGGTGCCGCTGCACGCCGCGCACTCCCTGCGGTCCTTCTTCCGGGTCGTCGACCGGGAGCTGCCGCAGGTCACCCAGCCGCTGCTGCTGCTGCGCAGCCCGCAGGACCACGTGGTGCCGCCCGCCGACTCGGCCCGGGTGCTCAGCCGGGTCTCGTCCACCGATGTGACCGAGGTGCTGCTGGAACAGAGCTACCACGTGGCGACGTTGGACCATGACGCGGACCGGATCTTCGAGGAAAGCCTGGCGTTCGTCGGCCGGCTCGCACCCGGTGTCGGCGTCGGCAACGAAGGGACGGCCGCAGGTGGCTGA
- the macS gene encoding MacS family sensor histidine kinase, with protein sequence MARRERVMRMSVEQPLWRALAGFRVLGMLYAVGLFCTAYGEFPRPWIAIGYFAVLAGWTLATLPRVANEAACTKRFLAVDLTIAVTGILLTIAADAHERIVEGGPTLPSIWTAGSVLAFAVKGGWRWAAFASTAVAVANLIERGAPARDTVHNVILVWIASIAIGYVVEVARASERTLARALEIEAATRERERLARDIHDSVLQVLAMVKRRGAALGGEAAELGRLAGEQEVALRTLVSGGLVPVSRVCEDTARGAVVRAVEEPDDDGTDGPVDLRGLLLPYAGARIQVAEPGAPVTLPANAARELAAAVGAALDNVGRHAGEHARAWILIEDEPDEVIVTVRDDGPGIPEGRLAQAEGEGRMGVALSIRGRLRDLGGSAELVSTPGQGTEVELKVPKSEPMARGKR encoded by the coding sequence ATGGCCAGGCGCGAGAGAGTCATGAGGATGTCGGTGGAGCAGCCGCTGTGGCGTGCGCTCGCCGGGTTCCGGGTGCTGGGCATGCTGTACGCGGTCGGTCTGTTCTGCACCGCCTACGGCGAGTTCCCGCGCCCCTGGATCGCGATCGGCTACTTCGCGGTCCTGGCCGGGTGGACCCTGGCGACCCTGCCCAGGGTCGCGAACGAGGCCGCCTGCACCAAGCGCTTCCTCGCCGTCGACCTCACCATCGCCGTCACCGGCATCCTGCTCACCATCGCGGCCGACGCCCACGAGCGGATCGTCGAGGGCGGCCCCACCCTGCCGTCGATATGGACCGCCGGATCCGTCCTGGCCTTCGCCGTCAAGGGCGGCTGGCGGTGGGCGGCCTTCGCCTCCACCGCGGTCGCCGTCGCCAACCTGATCGAACGCGGCGCGCCGGCCCGCGACACCGTCCACAACGTGATCCTGGTCTGGATCGCCTCCATCGCCATCGGCTACGTCGTCGAGGTCGCCCGCGCCTCCGAGCGCACCCTCGCCCGCGCCCTGGAGATCGAGGCCGCGACCCGTGAGCGGGAGCGGCTCGCCCGGGACATCCACGACAGCGTGCTCCAGGTGCTGGCCATGGTGAAGCGCCGCGGTGCCGCGCTCGGCGGCGAGGCGGCCGAGCTGGGCCGGCTGGCCGGCGAGCAGGAGGTGGCGCTGCGCACCCTGGTCTCCGGCGGGCTCGTCCCCGTCTCCCGGGTCTGCGAGGACACCGCCCGGGGTGCGGTCGTGCGCGCCGTGGAGGAGCCGGACGACGACGGCACCGACGGGCCCGTCGACCTGCGCGGCCTGCTCCTGCCGTACGCGGGCGCCCGCATCCAGGTCGCGGAGCCCGGCGCACCGGTCACCCTGCCGGCGAACGCCGCCCGGGAGCTGGCCGCGGCCGTCGGCGCCGCCCTGGACAACGTCGGGCGGCACGCCGGGGAGCACGCGCGCGCGTGGATCCTCATCGAGGACGAGCCCGACGAGGTGATCGTCACCGTCCGCGACGACGGGCCGGGCATCCCCGAGGGGCGGCTGGCGCAGGCCGAGGGCGAGGGCCGGATGGGTGTGGCCCTGTCCATCCGGGGCCGGCTGCGCGACCTGGGCGGCAGCGCCGAGCTGGTCTCCACGCCCGGACAGGGCACCGAGGTCGAACTGAAGGTCCCGAAGAGCGAACCGATGGCACGGGGGAAGCGATGA
- a CDS encoding lysophospholipid acyltransferase family protein, whose product MKVTVGGSLKLVFRPWVEGLENVPAEGPAILASNHLSFSDSFFLPAVLDRKVTFIAKAEYFTTPGVKGRLTAAFFKGVGQLPVDRSGARGAGEAAVKSGIEVIERGELFGIYPEGTRSPDGRLYRGKPGGLARVALATGAPVIPVAMIDTEKIQPPGKVVPKVMRPGIRIGKPLDFSRYQGMEHDRFVLRAVTDEVMYEIMKLSGQEYVDMYATAAKRQIAEAAKAEKEAAKAARAALAQAEKDQADKEKAHRDQSDR is encoded by the coding sequence ATGAAGGTCACCGTCGGGGGTTCGCTGAAGCTCGTCTTCAGGCCCTGGGTGGAGGGCCTGGAGAACGTTCCCGCCGAGGGCCCCGCGATCCTCGCGAGCAATCACCTGTCCTTCTCGGACTCGTTCTTCCTGCCCGCGGTGCTCGACCGGAAGGTCACCTTCATCGCGAAGGCCGAGTACTTCACCACCCCCGGGGTGAAGGGCCGGCTGACCGCCGCGTTCTTCAAGGGCGTCGGCCAGCTCCCCGTGGACCGCTCCGGCGCCCGCGGCGCGGGCGAGGCGGCCGTCAAGAGCGGCATCGAGGTGATCGAGCGCGGGGAGCTGTTCGGCATCTACCCCGAGGGCACCCGCTCGCCCGACGGCCGGCTCTACCGGGGCAAGCCCGGCGGCCTCGCGCGCGTGGCGCTCGCCACCGGCGCGCCCGTCATCCCGGTCGCCATGATCGACACGGAGAAGATCCAGCCGCCCGGCAAGGTCGTCCCCAAGGTCATGCGGCCCGGCATCCGCATCGGCAAGCCCCTCGACTTCAGCCGCTACCAGGGCATGGAGCACGACCGCTTCGTGCTCCGCGCGGTGACCGACGAGGTCATGTACGAGATCATGAAGCTCTCCGGGCAGGAGTACGTCGACATGTACGCGACCGCCGCCAAGCGGCAGATCGCGGAGGCGGCCAAGGCCGAGAAGGAGGCGGCGAAGGCGGCCAGGGCCGCGCTCGCCCAGGCCGAGAAGGACCAGGCCGACAAGGAGAAGGCACACCGGGACCAGTCGGACCGGTGA
- a CDS encoding response regulator: MSEQQTIKVMVVDDHPMWRDAVARDLAESGFDVVATAGDGEQAVRRARAAAPDVLVLDLNLPAKPGVQVCKEVVAADPALRVLVLSASGEHADVLEAVKSGATGYLLKSASTEELLDAVRRTAAGDPVFTPGLAGLVLGEYRRLASEPAPAAGTDQPGAPRLTERETEVLRLVAKGLSYKQIAERLVISHRTVQNHVQNTLGKLQLHNRVELVRYAIERGLDEE; this comes from the coding sequence ATGAGCGAGCAGCAGACGATCAAGGTCATGGTGGTCGACGACCACCCGATGTGGCGCGACGCCGTCGCCCGCGACCTGGCCGAGTCCGGCTTCGACGTGGTCGCCACCGCGGGCGACGGCGAGCAGGCGGTGCGCCGCGCCCGGGCCGCCGCCCCCGACGTGCTGGTCCTCGACCTGAACCTGCCCGCCAAGCCGGGCGTCCAGGTCTGCAAGGAGGTCGTCGCCGCCGATCCCGCACTGCGCGTGCTGGTGCTGTCCGCGAGCGGGGAGCACGCCGACGTCCTGGAGGCGGTGAAGTCCGGCGCGACCGGCTACCTGCTGAAGTCGGCGTCGACCGAGGAACTGCTGGACGCGGTGCGCCGCACGGCCGCCGGCGACCCGGTGTTCACCCCGGGCCTCGCGGGCCTGGTCCTCGGCGAGTACCGCAGGCTGGCCTCCGAGCCCGCGCCCGCGGCCGGCACCGACCAGCCGGGGGCGCCCCGCCTCACCGAGCGGGAGACCGAGGTGCTGCGCCTGGTCGCCAAGGGCCTGAGCTACAAGCAGATCGCCGAGCGACTGGTGATCTCCCACCGCACGGTGCAGAACCACGTACAGAACACCCTCGGCAAGCTCCAGCTCCACAACCGGGTGGAACTGGTGCGGTACGCCATAGAGCGAGGCCTCGACGAGGAGTAG
- a CDS encoding anthranilate synthase family protein produces the protein MHLPDLLHDPRPFALLRRRTPGLDHDTVELLIGPVTECDRLAELPDEGLALVPFRQIRERGFDVRDDGTPLLVLTPEESHAIPLAEALDRLPAHEVAVEDGGFDVADEEYAGIVGRVLEEEIGRGEGANFVIRRNYRGRIPGFGRADALALFRRLLAGERGAYWTFVVHTGERTLVGASPEVHVRMSGGTVVMNPISGTYRYPAGGPTPEHLLSFLADGKEIEELSMVVDEELKMMCTVGDMGGVVVGPRLKEMAHLAHTEYELRGRSSLDAREVLRETMFAATVTGSPVQNACRVIERHESGGRGYYAGALALLGRDSGGAQTLDSPILIRTADIDAAGGLRVPVGATLVRGSDPAGEVAETHAKAAGVLAALGVRPSRPRAQAARPGLADDPRVRAVLDGRRASLAPFWLRMQERSAELDGHALVVDGEDTFTAMLAHVLRAGGLDVTVRRYDEPGLREAVLAHDGPLVLGPGPGDPGDVDDPKMRFLRGLAAEALRTHRHGVLGVCLGHELIAAELGLEIVRKEVPYQGAQTEIDLFGRPETVGFYNSFTARCDDAAAAELAAHGVEVSRAANGEVHALRGPGFAGVQFHPESVLTLNGAAVVRELVGQLRGTSTFSERRPAR, from the coding sequence ATGCATCTGCCCGACCTGCTCCACGACCCCCGCCCCTTCGCCCTGCTCCGGCGCCGCACCCCCGGGCTCGACCACGACACGGTCGAACTGCTGATCGGCCCGGTGACGGAGTGCGACCGGCTCGCCGAGCTGCCCGACGAGGGCCTGGCCCTGGTGCCGTTCCGGCAGATCCGCGAGCGGGGCTTCGACGTCCGCGACGACGGCACCCCGCTGCTGGTGCTCACCCCCGAGGAGTCCCACGCCATCCCCCTCGCCGAGGCCCTCGACCGGCTGCCGGCGCACGAGGTGGCGGTGGAGGACGGCGGCTTCGACGTCGCCGACGAGGAGTACGCCGGGATCGTCGGACGGGTGCTGGAGGAGGAGATCGGGCGCGGCGAGGGCGCGAACTTCGTGATCCGGCGGAACTACCGGGGCCGGATCCCCGGGTTCGGCCGCGCCGACGCGCTGGCGCTGTTCCGGCGGCTGCTGGCCGGCGAGCGGGGCGCGTACTGGACGTTCGTGGTGCACACCGGGGAACGGACGCTGGTCGGGGCCAGCCCGGAGGTGCACGTGCGGATGAGCGGCGGCACGGTCGTCATGAACCCGATCAGCGGCACGTACCGCTACCCCGCCGGCGGGCCCACCCCCGAGCACCTGCTCTCCTTCCTCGCCGACGGCAAGGAGATCGAGGAGCTGTCGATGGTCGTCGACGAGGAGCTGAAGATGATGTGCACCGTCGGCGACATGGGCGGGGTGGTCGTCGGGCCGCGGCTGAAGGAGATGGCGCACCTCGCGCACACCGAGTACGAGCTGCGCGGGCGGTCCTCGCTGGACGCGCGGGAGGTCCTGAGGGAGACCATGTTCGCGGCGACCGTCACCGGCTCGCCCGTGCAGAACGCCTGCCGGGTCATCGAGCGGCACGAGAGCGGGGGGCGCGGCTACTACGCGGGCGCCCTCGCCCTGCTCGGCCGGGACTCCGGCGGGGCACAGACGCTGGACTCACCCATCCTGATCCGTACGGCGGACATCGACGCCGCCGGCGGGCTGCGGGTGCCGGTCGGCGCGACCCTCGTGCGCGGTTCCGACCCGGCGGGCGAGGTCGCCGAGACGCACGCCAAGGCCGCCGGGGTGCTGGCCGCGCTCGGGGTGCGGCCGTCGCGGCCGCGCGCGCAGGCCGCACGGCCGGGGCTGGCCGACGACCCGCGGGTGCGGGCCGTCCTGGACGGGCGGCGGGCCTCGCTGGCGCCGTTCTGGCTGCGGATGCAGGAGCGGTCCGCGGAGCTGGACGGGCACGCGCTGGTCGTCGACGGGGAGGACACCTTCACCGCGATGCTGGCGCACGTCCTGCGGGCCGGGGGGCTCGACGTGACCGTGCGGCGCTACGACGAGCCGGGGCTGCGGGAGGCGGTGCTCGCGCACGACGGGCCGCTGGTGCTGGGGCCCGGGCCGGGGGACCCCGGGGACGTCGACGACCCGAAGATGCGGTTCCTGCGGGGGCTCGCCGCCGAGGCCCTGCGCACCCACCGGCACGGGGTGCTCGGCGTCTGCCTCGGGCACGAGCTGATCGCGGCCGAGCTGGGGCTGGAGATCGTCCGCAAGGAGGTGCCGTACCAGGGGGCGCAGACGGAGATCGACCTGTTCGGGCGGCCGGAGACCGTCGGCTTCTACAACAGCTTCACGGCCCGCTGCGACGACGCGGCGGCGGCGGAGCTGGCGGCGCACGGGGTGGAGGTGAGCCGGGCCGCAAACGGGGAGGTGCACGCGCTGCGCGGCCCCGGCTTCGCGGGGGTGCAGTTCCATCCGGAGTCGGTGCTGACGCTGAACGGCGCGGCGGTGGTCCGGGAGCTGGTCGGTCAGCTGCGGGGCACCAGCACGTTCTCCGAGCGGCGCCCGGCCCGGTAG
- a CDS encoding 2-hydroxyacid dehydrogenase, which translates to MEILAFGVQADEKPLIEAAFAGHHRVRCLDVFLNEDTAPIAAGYEIVSSSVNADLAGRVLEILAAGGTRMIAQRSTGFNNIDLPTAERLGMTIARVSYYSPYAVAEFAWALAMAVNRRVVRASTRTRDFDFRLDGLMGRDMHGRTAGVLGTGKIGEAFTRIAHGFGMRLLGWDIAENPACVRLGMTYVPKERLLAESDLVTLHVPLTPQTLHLIDADALRSMRDDAILVNSSRGGLIDTAALVAELREGRFTGVGLDVYEAEAGLFFLDKSLEAVPDDILARLVTFPNVLVTSHQAYYTREAVGQIVGTTVRNVLDYRAGRRSENVLVPRS; encoded by the coding sequence GTGGAGATCCTGGCGTTCGGTGTGCAGGCCGACGAGAAGCCCCTGATCGAGGCGGCGTTCGCGGGCCATCACCGGGTCCGCTGCCTTGACGTCTTCCTCAACGAGGACACCGCCCCGATCGCCGCGGGCTACGAGATCGTCTCCAGCAGCGTCAACGCCGACCTCGCCGGGCGGGTGCTGGAGATCCTCGCGGCCGGCGGCACCCGGATGATCGCCCAGCGCTCCACCGGCTTCAACAACATCGACCTGCCCACCGCCGAGCGGCTCGGGATGACCATCGCCCGCGTCTCGTACTACTCGCCGTACGCGGTCGCCGAGTTCGCCTGGGCGCTCGCCATGGCGGTCAACCGGCGTGTCGTCCGCGCCTCCACCCGCACCCGTGACTTCGACTTCCGCCTCGACGGGCTGATGGGCCGCGACATGCACGGCCGCACCGCCGGCGTGCTCGGCACCGGCAAGATCGGCGAGGCCTTCACACGGATCGCGCACGGCTTCGGCATGCGGCTGCTCGGCTGGGACATCGCCGAGAACCCGGCCTGCGTGCGGCTCGGCATGACGTACGTCCCCAAGGAGCGACTGCTCGCCGAGTCCGACCTGGTCACCCTGCACGTGCCGCTGACTCCGCAGACCCTGCACCTGATCGACGCGGACGCGCTGCGGTCCATGAGGGACGACGCGATCCTGGTGAACTCCAGCCGCGGCGGCCTGATCGACACCGCGGCCCTCGTCGCCGAACTGCGCGAGGGCCGCTTCACCGGCGTCGGCCTCGACGTCTACGAGGCAGAGGCGGGCCTGTTCTTCCTCGACAAGTCCCTGGAGGCCGTCCCGGACGACATCCTGGCCCGTCTCGTCACCTTCCCGAACGTCCTGGTCACCTCCCACCAGGCGTACTACACGCGGGAGGCCGTCGGCCAGATCGTCGGCACGACCGTGCGGAACGTGCTGGACTACCGGGCCGGGCGCCGCTCGGAGAACGTGCTGGTGCCCCGCAGCTGA